In Gossypium raimondii isolate GPD5lz chromosome 12, ASM2569854v1, whole genome shotgun sequence, a single window of DNA contains:
- the LOC105763711 gene encoding cation/H(+) antiporter 2 encodes MEATEQLMCQPSDSFNPLITTSFQVSCILVISHIFHLVLKPLGQPGPFAQLLAGVVLGPSLLSRIQRVKDFFIQASAAKYYQFFSFVCRMLFMFSIGLETDVPYLRRNIRVVSIVAGGGSILACLFGGPFFWLLIKVFNVTKERFAFYLLTLTVLANSASPIVIRMIAETKFDTADLGRMAIYSSLVNEMSCVTIVSTLKAFSSSGRFGGAILITLVTVAVIFVNKYLSYFFNKRNQNNRFVSNKEIFVIMFLLTCLALYAEWVGYTAIFCCFLVGLMFPREGKTARTLLHKLTYSVNTFILPVYFGYTGFQLDISNIFNKLTLALTVLMILVSVGTRIVGTLAACHYLMIPWNESVILSLLLCLKGNYDLILINTNPNPNMVWAADLHDFLLTVVVLNTLIIGPVAAILLNREESSAQYPTILEILNPESELRILACVYVPRHVSGHVSLISALGGCPTAPIKPYMVHLVELPKKRKSKLMYHQLEDGDQYSDEEEYGGNDVLEINDALDAFISETKILVHQSKIVASFLTINEDVCNGAEDLRVCIIFLPFHKHQRIDGKMENSMEEIRAINQKVLRHAPCSVGIFVDRGQTGFQQPHGSQCVQNIAILFFGGPDDREALACSKRILMHSKVNLTVIRFLHKTTASRSSNSWINDASQKDEEVIMAISNIGTENEIDNAFVETFYNRYVAQGRAGFVEKYVSSGQETVAVLREIADSYSLFIVGKGGRGTCPLTSGMSDWEECPELGLVGDLLASSELDISGSILVIQRHRHSEAEGGFLDD; translated from the exons ATGGAGGCAACAGAACAGCTAATGTGTCAACCATCGGACTCATTTAACCCCTTGATCACAACAAGCTTTCAGGTCTCTTGTATTCTAGTGATTTCACATATTTTTCATCTAGTCTTGAAACCCTTGGGACAACCTGGACCTTTTGCACAACTTCTT GCTGGCGTTGTGTTAGGCCCCTCATTGTTGTCCCGTATACAAAGAGTTAAAGATTTTTTCATCCAGGCTTCTGCTGCAAAGTATTATCAGTTCTTTTCATTCGTTTGTCGAATGCTATTTATGTTCTCCATCGGCTTGGAAACAGATGTTCCTTATTTAAGACGCAACATTCGCGTTGTAAGCATAGTTGCAGGAGGGGGATCAATTCTGGCCTGCTTGTTTGGTGGACCATTCTTCTGGTTACTTATCAAGGTATTCAATGTCACCAAGGAGCGATTTGCATTTTACCTTCTTACCTTGACAGTTTTAGCAAATTCAGCCTCTCCTATAGTAATCCGGATGATTGCAGAAACCAAGTTTGACACGGCTGATTTAGGGCGAATGGCAATTTATTCTTCCTTGGTCAATGAAATGTCATGTGTAACAATCGTCAGTACACTTAAAGCTTTCTCCTCCTCCGGCAGATTTGGAGGTGCAATCCTTATTACTCTTGTTACAGTGGCTGTTATCTTTGTGAACAAGTATCtatcatactttttcaataaacGAAATCAGAATAATAGATTCGTTTCGAACAAAGAAATCTTCGTTATAATGTTCCTTCTTACGTGTCTTGCTCTGTATGCCGAGTGGGTTGGCTACACAGCTATTTTCTGTTGTTTCCTGGTCGGcctcatgttccctagagaaggCAAAACGGCTCGGACATTGTTGCACAAGCTCACTTACTCTGTAAATACCTTCATTCTTCCCGTCTACTTTGGCTACACGGGATTCCAACTTGATATTAgcaatattttcaataaattgaCTCTTGCTCTCACTGTCCTCATGATCCTGGTGAGCGTTGGAACTAGAATTGTCGGCACCCTTGCTGCTTGTCACTATCTAATGATCCCATGGAATGAATCTGTCATCCTTTCTTTGTTACTCTGCTTGAAGGGAAACTACGACCTTATACTCATTAATACAAACCCAAACCCCAAT ATGGTCTGGGCTGCAGATCTTCATGATTTCCTTTTGACCGTAGTAGTGCTAAACACATTGATCATAGGCCCAGTGGCTGCCATTTTACTGAACAGAGAAGAGTCTAGTGCTCAGTATCCTACCATACTGGAAATACTTAATCCAGAGAGTGAGCTCAGAATATTGGCTTGTGTATATGTCCCAAGGCATGTTTCAGGACATGTTAGCCTCATCTCAGCATTAGGCGGCTGTCCAACTGCACCCATCAAGCCATACATGGTGCATCTAGTAGAACTtccaaagaaaaggaaaagcaaaTTGATGTACCATCAACTAGAAGATGGTGATCAATACAGCGATGAAGAGGAGTATGGAGGAAATGATGTGCTGGAGATCAATGACGCTCTTGATGCCTTCATCTCAGAGACCAAAATATTGGTCCACCAGAGTAAAATTGTAGCATCATTTCTGACCATAAATGAAGATGTATGCAATGGTGCAGAGGACTTGCGGGTGTGTATTATATTCCTGCCGTTTCACAAGCACCAGAGAATAGATGGGAAAATGGAAAACAGCATGGAGGAAATAAGGGCTATAAATCAGAAGGTGCTTCGGCATGCCCCATGTTCAGTGGGCATCTTTGTAGACAGAGGGCAAACAGGGTTCCAACAACCACATGGTTCTCAATGCGTGCAAAATATAGCAATACTGTTCTTTGGTGGGCCTGATGATCGGGAGGCTTTAGCATGTAGCAAGAGAATTTTGATGCATAGTAAAGTGAATTTGACAGTCATCCGCTTCCTGCATAAAACTACAGCAAGTAGAAGCAGCAATTCATGGATTAACGATGCTTCCCAAAAGGATGAGGAGGTGATCATGGCAATATCAAATATTGGGACAGAGAACGAGATAGACAATGCCTTTGTGGAGACCTTCTATAACAG GTATGTGGCACAGGGTAGAGCCGGTTTTGTGGAGAAGTATGTGAGCAGTGGGCAGGAAACGGTAGCAGTTCTAAGAGAAATAGCGGATTCGTATTCATTGTTCATAGTTGGGAAGGGAGGGAGAGGAACATGCCCCTTGACATCTGGGATGAGCGATTGGGAGGAGTGCCCAGAGCTTGGGTTGGTTGGGGATCTCCTGGCCTCATCAGAACTAGACATTAGCGGCTCCATCTTGGTCATCCAACGACATCGGCACTCTGAGGCTGAGGGAGGCTTCCTTGATGACTAG
- the LOC128035492 gene encoding uncharacterized protein LOC128035492 translates to MAPLEALYVRRCRTPLCWSNMEEKRNLGLELVWEVEDKARLVCERLKAAPDRQKSYADLRCRDIENQVGDKVFLKVSLWKKVLRLGRKGKISPRSDPSHIVHVEEIEVQSDLSYEEELVVILDHEIKVLHNKTILLMKVL, encoded by the exons ATGGCACCACTTGAGGCTTTGTACGTTCGAAGGTGTAGGACTCCTTTGTGTTGGTCCAATATGGAGGAGAAGAGGAATTTGGGTCTGGAGTTGGTTTGGGAAGTTGAGGATAAGGCGAGACTTGTTTGCGAGCGGTTGAAGGCTGCTCCTGATCGACAAAAGTCCTACGCTGACCTGAGATGTCGAGACATCGAGAATCAGGTTGGTGATAAGGTATTTCTGAAGGTTTCACTATGGAAGAAAGTTCTAAGGTTGGGGCGGAAGGGTAAGATCAGTCCAAG ATCTGATCCTTCTCACATTGTTCatgttgaggagattgaggttcaATCTGATCTTTCGTACGAGGAGGAACTAGTTGTGATCTTAGATCATGAGATTAAGGTGCTACATAATAAGACAATTCTATTGATGAAAGTTTTGTGA